GTCTGCCTGGGCCACATCGGCGACTCGGGCACCAGCGAGACGCTCGACCCCGGCATCACCGGCGCCGGGCTGCGCACGCCGATCCCCGTCCACGACGCGTCCAGCACCTCGACACGCGAGAGCGTGCCGGGCCCGGGCCCGTCGCTGAAGACCGCCATCGCCCCGCCGTTCATCGTGCGACGCGGCGTCTTGCGCCGGTCAGATTCGAGCTTCATCGGGCAGGCGTCGTCGGTGTGCAGCGTGAGCATGCAGGAGTCCCCCGGGCCGCCCCGGCACGAGGCGTCGCCGGTGGATCTATCGGACGCGTTCCGACGAGACTTCACTCCCGTCTCACCCGTGCCCGGCCCGCCCTCGCCCTCCCCCCGCGGGAGGGCCCCCTCGGTCAGGACGCCGACCCGGGCCCGCCATCCCCCGCCGCCGCCCTGAACCGGGCGTACATCGCCTCCAGCGACGACGGGATGACCCGCACCCGCCCCACCACCGTCATGAAGTTCACGTCCCCGCCCCAGCGGGGCACGAGGTGCGCGTGCAGGTGCTGTGGCACACCCGCCCCCGCCGCCCGACCCTGGTTCACCCCGATGTTGATCCCCTGGGGCTCCAGCGCCCGCTGCAGCACCGCCGCGGCCCGGTCGACCAGCCTCCACAACTCCGCCCGCTGCGCGGGCTCGTAGTCCAGCAGCGTCGGGCGCGGGTCGCCCAGCGCGACGAGCAAGTGCCCGTTCGCGTACGGGTAGCGGTTCAGCAGGATCATCCCGTGCTCGGTCCGCACGATGACGAAGTGCCGCTCGTCGTGCTCGGGCGACCGCCAGTAGTCGAGCAAAAACGAGCCCGAGCTCGGCCCGGGCGGGCCGGAGCGCTTCTCCGCTTCGTCCATCGCCGCGAGATAGTCCATCCGCCACGGCGCGTGGATCGACGGCGGGCCCAGAGATGCCGAGTCGTCGTCGGGCATGGCGCGATGGTACCCGCTCCGGGCGCCCCGCCGGTTGTACACTCGCACGCCTCATCCACAGGAGATCCCCCGATGTTCGACGCGGTGTCGCTGAAGTCGTCCAAGCGCGCGAGCGCCCCCGAGTGTGTCGTGTTCGGCGTCTTCGGCGAGAAGGGCGCGGCCCTCCCGCTCGACAGCGCCAGCCGCGCCCGCGCCGCCGGGCTCGGCGTCGCCGACGACATCGCCAAGGCGCTCAAGCGCCCGGAAGCCACCGGCGACGTGGGTTCCACCGTCGAGGTCTTCTCCGCCGCCAAGGGTGCGCCGGCGCGCGTGCTGGTCGTCGGCCTGGGCGACAAAGCGACGTTCACCGCGTCGCGCCTGCGCGACGCCGTCGCCGGCGCCGCACGCCGCCTCTCGGTCGTCAAGGCCTCCACCGTCGCGTTCGAGCTCGGGGGGCCGCTCTCCAGCACCGACATCGACGGGTACCGCTCGGGCCTCTGCACCGGCGAGGCCCTGGGCCTGCTCGCCTGGTGGTGCGATGAGTTCCGCGGCAAGGGCACCACCGCGCCCAAGCGACCCGCCCTCGCCGTCGTCGCCGAGGGCCCGTTCGCCGACGGCGTCGCCTTCGGCCTGCGACTCGCCGAATCCGCCAACCTCGCCCGCACCCTCAGCCAGACCCCGCCCAACGTCGCGACCCCCGCCTGGATGGCCGCCCAGGCCAAAAAGGTCGCCCGCCTCGCCGGGCTCTCGATCTCCGTCATCGAGGGCGACGCCCTCGAACGCGAGAAGATGGAAGGCCTCATCAACGTCGGCAAGGCCAGCGAGAACAAGCCCTGCCTCATCCGCCTCGAGTACGCCCCCAAGGGCGCCTCCGCCAAGCGCCCCCTCGTGCTCGTCGGCAAGACCATGACCTACGACACCGGCGGGCTCTCGCTCAAGGTCAACAACGGCATGGTCGGCATGAAGCGCGACAAGGACGGCGGGTGCGCCGTCCTGGGCGCCATGCACGCCATCGGCTCGTTCGTCCGCCCCAAGCGCCGCGTCATCGCCTACATGCCCGCGGCCGAAAACTCCCTCTCCGACGAGGCCTACCGCCCCGACGACGTCCTGCGCTTCCGCAACGGCGTCACCGCCGAGGTCACCAACACCGATGCCGAAGGACGCCTCGTCCTCGCCGACGCCCTCTGCTACACCTGCGAGAAGGACAAGCCCGCCGCCATCGTCGACCTCGCGACCCTCACCGGGGGCGTCATCGTCGCCCTGGGCAGCACCTACGCCGGCATGTTCTGCGAGGACGACGCGCTCCGCGACGCCGTCCAGCAGGCCGCCGACGCCAGCGGCGAGCGCGTCTGGCGCCTGCCCATGCACGCCGAGTACCGCGAGATGATGAAGAGCCCCGTCGCCGACATCGTCAACAGCAACCCCAACCGCAAGGCCCACCCCATCCAGGGCGCCGCGTTCCTCTCGTACTTCGTCGACGAAAAGATCCCCTGGTGCCACCTCGACATCGCGGGCGTCCACGTCGCCGAGAAGAACGCCGGCATGTACATCGAAGGCCCCACCGGCTGGGGCGTACGCCTGCTCGCCGAACTCGCGGAGAACTTCTAACCCCGGCCCGTGCCTGTAAGGGCGCGTCGTGATCAAGTACATCGGCTCCAAGCGCACGCTGCTCCCCGCGATCCTGCGCGAGGTTGCGCGCGTGCCGGGCGCCCGCACCGTGCTCGATCTCTTTTCCGGCACGTCGCGCGTCGGGCACGCCCTGAAGCGCGCGGGCTACCGCGTGTTCGCCAACGACCACAACGCCTACGCCGCCACGCTCGCCTGCTGCTATGTGCAGGCCGACGCCGAGGACGTCCTCGCCGACGCCTCGCGTCTCGTCGCGGAGTTCAACGCGCTGCCCGGCGCGCCCGGCTACTTCACGAGCACCTTCTGCGAGCAGTCACGCTACATCCGCCCGAAGAACGGCGAACGCATCGACGCCATCCGCGAGGCGATCGCGCGCAAGGCGCTCCCGCCGGACCTCGAGGCCGTCGTGCTCACCTCGCTCATGGAGGCCGCCGACCGCGTGGACTCGACCACGGGCGTGCAGATGGCGTACCTCAAGGGCTGGTCGGCGCGCTCGGGCAACGACCTCGAACTGCGCGTGCCCGACGTGCTCCCCCGCGCGGCGCACGGCAAGGGCAACGCGGCGTGCCTCGACGCGCTCGACGCGGCCCGCGCGTACGACGCCGACATCGCCTACATCGACCCGCCGTACAACCAGCACTCGTACCTCGGCAACTACCACGTGTGGGAATCGCTCGTCCGCTGGGACAAGCCGTGCGTCTACGGCGTCGCGTGCAAGCGCACCGACGTCCGCGAGCGGCGCAGCCCGTTCAACTCCCGGCGCGCCGGCCCCGCCGCCCTGCGCACGCTCCTCGACGCCGTCCGCGCGCCGACGCTCATCATCTCGTGCAGCAACGAGGGGTACCTCTCGCGCGACGACATGCACGCCATGCTCGCCCCGCTCCGCCCGCAGAGCACCATCACCACCATCGAGGTCGACTACAAGCGCTACGTGGGCGCGCAGATCGGCATCCACAACCCCAAGGGCGAGAAGGTCGGCGCCGTCAGCCACCTGCGCAACACCGAGTTCCTGGTCGTCGTGCGCCCCGCGCCCGACGCTCAGCGCGAGCCCGCCGCCCCCGCCCCACCGACCGACCGCCCGCCCGCCCGCAGGCACAGCCCCGGCGCGGGCACCGCCCTGCGCCCGATGTCCGGGTGATCGGTGAAGAACCCGTCGACGCCCGCCTCCACGTACGCGATCGCCTCGCCGAGCGGGTCGCCCTTCAGGTTCGCCGGCAGGAACTCGTCCTCGGCCCGCAGCGTCCACACGTGCACCACCAGCCCATGCGCGTGCGCCTCGCGCACGAACGCCGTCGGCGATAACAGGTTCTCCGACGCGTCGCGTGCGATCACGTACTGCTTGCTCGCCCCCACGCCGTCCGCGTAGGTGCGGATGAACGCCAGCCCCTCGGGCGTCGCGAGGTCGGCGTACGTGCGCGGGTCGCCATACACCACAAAGTCGTACGGGCGGCTGCCTTCGCCCGCGTTCAGCAACTGCACCAAGCGCA
The sequence above is drawn from the Planctomycetota bacterium genome and encodes:
- a CDS encoding HIT domain-containing protein: MPDDDSASLGPPSIHAPWRMDYLAAMDEAEKRSGPPGPSSGSFLLDYWRSPEHDERHFVIVRTEHGMILLNRYPYANGHLLVALGDPRPTLLDYEPAQRAELWRLVDRAAAVLQRALEPQGINIGVNQGRAAGAGVPQHLHAHLVPRWGGDVNFMTVVGRVRVIPSSLEAMYARFRAAAGDGGPGSAS
- a CDS encoding leucyl aminopeptidase family protein; its protein translation is MFDAVSLKSSKRASAPECVVFGVFGEKGAALPLDSASRARAAGLGVADDIAKALKRPEATGDVGSTVEVFSAAKGAPARVLVVGLGDKATFTASRLRDAVAGAARRLSVVKASTVAFELGGPLSSTDIDGYRSGLCTGEALGLLAWWCDEFRGKGTTAPKRPALAVVAEGPFADGVAFGLRLAESANLARTLSQTPPNVATPAWMAAQAKKVARLAGLSISVIEGDALEREKMEGLINVGKASENKPCLIRLEYAPKGASAKRPLVLVGKTMTYDTGGLSLKVNNGMVGMKRDKDGGCAVLGAMHAIGSFVRPKRRVIAYMPAAENSLSDEAYRPDDVLRFRNGVTAEVTNTDAEGRLVLADALCYTCEKDKPAAIVDLATLTGGVIVALGSTYAGMFCEDDALRDAVQQAADASGERVWRLPMHAEYREMMKSPVADIVNSNPNRKAHPIQGAAFLSYFVDEKIPWCHLDIAGVHVAEKNAGMYIEGPTGWGVRLLAELAENF
- a CDS encoding DNA adenine methylase, with amino-acid sequence MIKYIGSKRTLLPAILREVARVPGARTVLDLFSGTSRVGHALKRAGYRVFANDHNAYAATLACCYVQADAEDVLADASRLVAEFNALPGAPGYFTSTFCEQSRYIRPKNGERIDAIREAIARKALPPDLEAVVLTSLMEAADRVDSTTGVQMAYLKGWSARSGNDLELRVPDVLPRAAHGKGNAACLDALDAARAYDADIAYIDPPYNQHSYLGNYHVWESLVRWDKPCVYGVACKRTDVRERRSPFNSRRAGPAALRTLLDAVRAPTLIISCSNEGYLSRDDMHAMLAPLRPQSTITTIEVDYKRYVGAQIGIHNPKGEKVGAVSHLRNTEFLVVVRPAPDAQREPAAPAPPTDRPPARRHSPGAGTALRPMSG